The Theileria annulata chromosome 2, complete sequence, *** SEQUENCING IN PROGRESS *** genomic sequence ATTTAAGGGAGTTAAGATACTGGGGTCAGCAGGAGATCAACAAGCATCCTGCATAGGCCAGGGACTATTTGAAAACTTAGCAACCAAATGCACTTTTGGAACAGGAGCATTTATCTTAACAAACACAGGTATTAAAACATTTCAATTAAATCATTAGGTTCGAAAAAGGTTATGTCAACGGGTGGCCTGTTATGCACGCCATGTTATAAATTAAGTCCAACAACCCCGACAGTGTTTGCACTAGAGGTTTGTTCACACAACAGCTAAACATTAACTATGAACAGGGTTCAATCGCAATTGCGGGAGCCGGAATTACCTGGTTACAAGATATGGGCTTGTTATCAGACCCTTCAGAGATCTCAGTAAGCATTACACAACTATATTTCAcaattattactaatagGAAATATTGAGAAAAATCAAGTCATCAGACGGAGTGGTCTTCGCACCAGCGTTTAGTGGTTTGTTCGCCCCAAGATGGAGAAATGATGCGAGAGGAAGCATAATGGGAATGACACAACACACTGAACGTGGCCATATTGTAAGAGCATACTGTGAAAGCATTGGACTACAACTTTACGAGATTATACATTCATTTCTCTCAGATACAGGTCTACTATCAATCCCATACATTAATGTGGATGGAGGGCTGAGTCAGAATTCAGAACTGGTTCAACTCATATCAGATTTAACTAACACGAGACTAGAAAGACCAGAAAACCCTGAAATTACATCACTTGGGGCAGGTCTGTTGGCAGGATTGGAAGCCAAATTGTGGAATGACTTGACGGAAgttaaaaaaataacaaatggATCAAACAAAACAGTTTGGGAACCTACAATGTCACCTGAGCAAAGAATGACGATCATTAAGTACTGGAACTTGGGAATTGAAAGGTCACTATCATGGcgtttataaattttatggGCTAGTAAACAACTTAATGACTAAAGTGTAAAATTCGATTGGTATATCTACATTATAAGTTAAATCAATGAACCTTGGGAGTGTTAGATTCTGATGCTGGATATGGGTTAGAGCCTTTTAGAGCCCTGTGTCCCACGCTCCCACTCCCACTACTCATGTGGTAATTATCCTTGGAGTCTTTGAAAAGCAGTCTGTTGGTAGGAGTGTTCCTCTCAAGATCCAAATGCATGTTAGGAACCTTCCAATTCCTAAACGATTCCTGAACTAAGTTGTAGTTTGCCCTGTTCCAAACATTGCGTGTGGACCCAGTGCCAGGGAAAACATGAGCTCCATTAACAGGCTTATCCCTAGTAGAAGTAGGAGAGTTGTTAGACAACTTCAAGTCGTTTGCATTCTGAAGGTTGCCGTTGGAATTAAAGGAGTTCTCAGGCGATTTTGAACCCTTGAAAAACTGAAATAACTTGTCAGTCCAGTTGAATAAATTGCTACTGGAATAATTACCATCAAACTTATACttgttatttaaattattttcgAAAAAGTTACCGCTTAAATTACTGTTATTCCACTTATTCCAGCTGCTTGATGGGTATCTAGAACCAAATTCTGGACTCCACTTTGACCAGTTAGTTGAATCGTTCCGGTTTCCGAATGAGCCAAATTTATTCCAATTTGGCCCAAGATTGGGATTCTTAGAATCATCAAAATTGTTATTCTTGGGAACTTCGAAGGTAGTAGGGTTATTATTTTGGGTGGTACCATTGTTGGCCATCCCCGGGTTGGTGTTGGGTACTTGGTTCCAAGTGTTACTGAAAGTTGGACCAGCTGTGTTGGGTTGCTGCTGCCAAGAGTTATTAAAAGCACCATTGGGAGTATTAGGagtaaatttaaagttGGGAGGGGGATTAAAGGTGAAGTTGGGAGCATTAAAGTTATTATTGGTGGTGTCGAATGGATTAGAAGTTTTTAGAGAATTCTTGTAAACTTGGAAGTTGGGATTGTTAAGAGCTTCGTCAAGCTTCACCTGAGCCATCTTCTTCTCCTCTGAATTCATCTTGTCCAAATCTACCTTACTCATGCCAACTACCTTGTAGCTGACGGACTCACCCAATAGACCAGAATTTCCAAAGTTTTCGTTCAAATTGTCTGTAACGTTGAAACTCCCATTAGGAAAGTGGCCAGGGTTAGAATTGGGAGTAAATGTATTTTCAGAATTAAATccattattagtattagtaccaGTAACGAAAGAACCGTTGTTACCTACGGTAAACGATCCTTCATTCTTTCCATTAAAAGCACCCACAGGTTTGAAATTGAGATGGTCATGGATTACGAAATAAGGTTTGTGAACCGGAACATCAACGTAGTTTGTCGGACCCTTATATTCGTAAACAGGTTTCACAGTTTTGCATACTGGCACTGCAACTGGAACATCCCTGTACTTTGGAACCAAATAAGGTTGATCAACATATTGATGCTTCGGGACATTGTAAGGAACAGGCACGTCAACCACCCTAGGAACCTCCCTGATATGTTCAATGGTTTCAACTTTTGGAACGTATTTTATCTTTTCGACAGGAACATCGCGATGCTAAAAAATTCAGTTAAGTTGTGAAAAATTcgataaataaatatataaccAAAAATATCCATTTACCTCATAAACTGGAACAATCTTCTCCTTTTCAACAATTTTCCGAACTGGTTTAACAACATGCTTTACAACTTCCCTAGGAACTTCAACGACCTCGACCTTTTCAACATGCTTAACAACTTCCTCCacctaaattatttaatatttgtgcAGATTAGATTCTACATAAAAGGCAGTTAAAATCTACAAACCTCTTCATATTCTTCATATTTGTCCACTATTTTCACTACAGGAACTTCCACGTATTTGGGAACCACCTTTACCTCAACTTTGGGAACATAGTTAGTCTTTTCCTTCACTTCTAACTTAGGAACAGTTTTAGTTATTTCGTGGTATTCGGGAACCTCAACTATTTTATCAGAATAGTGGACCTGAGGAACCTCAACAACCTTGTCAAGATACTTCGTGTAGGGCTTCTTGACGTAGCTCTCCACTTCCTGAATTTCCTTTTTGGGCACAAATGTGTCTATGTGGTGAATAACAGGAACCTCCACGGTCCTGTCAACGACCTCAACAGGTCTGTACCTGGGGACGGTAATCTGAAAGATTATTAGTGACAGTAAACACAAATATctagtatatataaacatACAGTATCAAATCCCTCAGGTACATA encodes the following:
- a CDS encoding glycerol kinase, putative (chr2.C.cand.122 - glycerol kinase, PF00370 FGGY family of carbohydrate kinases, N-terminal domain, PF02782 FGGY family of carbohydrate kinases, C-terminal domain), with amino-acid sequence MDTVKVIASIDQGTQSTRCTLYDSSMNILASSKSKHTQYHPKSGWCEHDANEIMDSVYNTMNECIRKLKEKVSNFLLVGVGVTNQRETVVVWDKDTGKPLHNAIVWLDIRAGTEANKMVELYGSDRHFYHINGLLISSYFSAFKLKWMSNNLDWFDKRVREESNLTGEFLTDITNASRTFLMDINTENWSTEMLKYFRFYLKNCRIFGLTGNLLPKIRPNCSDFGTINNEKVPGFKGVKILGSAGDQQASCIGQGLFENLATKCTFGTGAFILTNTGSKKVMSTGGLLCTPCYKLSPTTPTVFALEGSIAIAGAGITWLQDMGLLSDPSEISEILRKIKSSDGVVFAPAFSGLFAPRWRNDARGSIMGMTQHTERGHIVRAYCESIGLQLYEIIHSFLSDTGLLSIPYINVDGGLSQNSELVQLISDLTNTRLERPENPEITSLGAGLLAGLEAKLWNDLTEVKKITNGSNKTVWEPTMSPEQRMTIIKYWNLGIERSLSWRL
- a CDS encoding uncharacterized protein (chr2.cand.400 - hypothetical protein, conserved, mal13p1.260); translation: MVDVDPKESKENDNVKSDYESDKNKLGSSEGPNLSFYECPTAAASIQGFGEGSGYNSNSLDSDQEYNCYETVGKSDLLQLSTEGGSVSLSQYTKATGGYFAGYRAVLYQDENSFNYNQSDSFSVNYTQVNTENLPMVEQTNHFANPGFVSSNFIVENSSPAPQPTVTSVRSENFVERNEFPQGSNSLSPLANTVVQNSMLPAVMESSGTSANYSLAVGGASSGVSYVPEGFDTITVPRYRPVEVVDRTVEVPVIHHIDTFVPKKEIQEVESYVKKPYTKYLDKVVEVPQVHYSDKIVEVPEYHEITKTVPKLEVKEKTNYVPKVEVKVVPKYVEVPVVKIVDKYEEYEEVEEVVKHVEKVEVVEVPREVVKHVVKPVRKIVEKEKIVPVYEHRDVPVEKIKYVPKVETIEHIREVPRVVDVPVPYNVPKHQYVDQPYLVPKYRDVPVAVPVCKTVKPVYEYKGPTNYVDVPVHKPYFVIHDHLNFKPVGAFNGKNEGSFTVGNNGSFVTGTNTNNGFNSENTFTPNSNPGHFPNGSFNVTDNLNENFGNSGLLGESVSYKVVGMSKVDLDKMNSEEKKMAQVKLDEALNNPNFQVYKNSLKTSNPFDTTNNNFNAPNFTFNPPPNFKFTPNTPNGAFNNSWQQQPNTAGPTFSNTWNQVPNTNPGMANNGTTQNNNPTTFEVPKNNNFDDSKNPNLGPNWNKFGSFGNRNDSTNWSKWSPEFGSRYPSSSWNKWNNSNLSGNFFENNLNNKYKFDGNYSSSNLFNWTDKLFQFFKGSKSPENSFNSNGNLQNANDLKLSNNSPTSTRDKPVNGAHVFPGTGSTRNVWNRANYNLVQESFRNWKVPNMHLDLERNTPTNRLLFKDSKDNYHMSSGSGSVGHRALKGSNPYPASESNTPKVH